The genomic stretch agGCTCGCGCTGTTCCTCCGGCTGGAGCTGGGACCTGGCTGGCGCCAGGAGGTGCAGGGGTGGGCTGGCTGCGGAGTGCCCCAGCTGCTTGCCCGAGCtggtgggtgctggggtggatggTGCGAGGGGGTGAGGTCCTCGGTCTTtccctgcacagccacagcctAGCTGGTGCCTTAGGATAAGCCCTTGGGTCTCCAGCTCCTGAGAGCCCGTGGGATGGGGCAGGCCCTAATGCCAGGCCTGAAGAAAGAGAGCAGGGAGTTGCTCACATGCCAAgctcctgccctgggaggcagAGAGAAAGCACGAAACTGGGAGGAAAATCACCTCTACAAAGTAACAAGATTTTCTTTTGTTACCTTCACCATAACGCTGGATGTGCGGGCTTGGAGCAGGGACATGCATCTCAGGGCTCCTGTGTAGACATGAGGAACAACCTACAGCAGTATCTGTCACCCTGCCTAGAGCCCAGTGCAAGGCCCCAGCTGGAGCCACCAGGACCTGCTGCAGGGCAGAAGACATAACTTTCCAGCAAAGTAGCTTCATAACATCCCGGTAACGTGACCTTCCAGCAGCTTTGAGTGGAAATGATTTGGGCTTCCAAAAGCATAAGGCTGTGGCTGTAAATGCTGCTGTGGCACCTGGTGCAGAGTGAGCGTCAGGAACATGATACTGGCTCCTGTTCAGCAAATCACACAGTGGAGAAGACAAACCTCACAGCTTCACGGTCTGCAAGGGACTGGATTTTTACAACCCTGCCTGCTGTTGGCAAGGCTGCTCAAGGAGCTCTTTCTCCTGCAGAGAAAGTGCTGCCTGACCTAAATGAAGAACTGCCAGTCTTGTAGCATGCAGATATCCTCTTGCAGCTGGTTGCGCAGTGGTTGGGTGTCTGTGACTCAGGGACGCAAAGCGCGTGTGTTGGCTGCTTGGTTGCCAGGGCTCCAGGCTGAAGATGGGTGGAACAGGGAAAAAGGAGCATCTTGCCATTAAAACCTTGGCACACTGATATGTGTTTTTGAGGGTCCGATGCTCTCCTTGGCTAAAAGAGATGGCTGGACTGCGCTCTGATTTGTCATCACAGGAATAGGAGCTCTTTTGAGTTATTGCTCTGTCTCCTCTTTTCAGGGGAATGCAGCAGTCACGTCCCACATGCTGGAAATCAGCTCCAGTGAGGTTTAGCTGGCTGGGAGGGTGGAAGAGATGGAGCATATAGGGATTTCCAGGCTGAGTGACAGAGCAAGACTGGCAGAACATAACTTGCCAAGCCCTGGAGGTGACTTAGCACCCATCTCCATGGTGCTCAATATGTCTGTTCTTCTCTAGCAGAGAAAAGCAACTTGACAGTGGATGCGGTGAAGCTGCACAATGAGCTGCAGTCAGGGTCCCTGCGCGTGGAGCGGACGAGTGACAGCACTCAGCTCCGCATGGAGCAGGATGATGATGGAGAGGCTGCCACGGAGAAGTCCTCTGGCACCTTCCTGAGCGGGCTGAGTGACTGCACCAACGTCACCTTCAGCAAGGTGCAGCGCTTCTGGGAGTCCAACTCTGCCGCTCACAAAGAGGTACCGGGAGGAGCAGGCTGGGTGTGGGCATGGCCCCCCGGACAGTCGGGCTCTGCTGCAGCCCATTAGGCCAAGAGGACTGACCTGCTCCTCTTGCTGCTCACCTAGATCTGCGCTGTGCTGGCAGCTGTGACGGAGGTGATCCGCTCGCAGGGGGGCAAGGAAAGCGAGACTGAGTACTTTGCTGCGCTGGTGAGTGACTGTCACAGCGAGGAGGCATGGAGGGAGTCGCTGTTGGCAGCCCAGATGTGCACATGGTGACCTGTGCACTCGGGAGGGTTGGTGGTGGAAGGTGCTGTGCTCATGTCTGAAAGGCCCTGGGCATCCTTCGCcagcagagatgctgctgggctGCTCCTGGCGCTCTGCTGGCTGGGGTTTGCTGGCTGCTGCGGTGGGGCTGGCCTGGATGCTCTTTCTCACCCCTCCTCTGTTCCCAGATGACCACGCTGGAGGCAGTGGAGTCCCCTGAGTCGCTGGCTGCTGTCGCCTACCTGCTCAACCTGGTCCTAAAGCGGTGAGTCCCCGGTTGGCctgggcagctctccctgcccctcaCCTGGCCCCATTTTGGGAAAGGAGCTGGCACTGTCTCCCCCCATGCTGATCTGGGGAAGGACTGGACCCTGGCAGCCTCTGTGTGCGGACCCCTGTGTGACTGCTGCCAGCTGCCTGGTCTGTGCGCCACTGAtgcttcccctcctccccgcagTGTCCCAAGCCCTGTGCTCATGAAAAAGTTCTCGGACACCTCCAAAGCCTTCATGGGTATCCTGTCCTCACAGGCCTGCAGCggctccacctctgccctccgATGGGTGAGTAGACGCAGGGGCAGCCAGCAGTGCGAGCTCTGTGGTGTCCTGGTGCCTGTGAGGCCAGGGACAAGTCACCGTCTGGGGTCAGGTGGCTGCCTGAGAGCTGGAGTTCAGCCGGCTGCTATGGGTTGGTGCTGGGTGCTCGTCTTGGGGCTGTTGCAGTTCTGGGGGCCGGGGGTCCTATGGGGTGACTCTAATgtccctgctgctctcccctcGCAGGTCCTTTCCTGCCTGGCCACACTGCTGCGGAAGCAGGACCTGGCAGCCTGGAGCTACCCTGTCACCCTCCAGGTCTATCACGGCTTGCTCAGCTTCTGCGTCCATGCCAAGCCCAAGGTGAGTCCCCAGTGCCCCGGGCTGTGCGGGCGAGGGATGACATTACCTCTGGGCTCGGTTCTGGGGCTGGCTGTGCTCCCGGGGTCCGTGGCTCCCACACATCTGCATGTTCCCTCCCACAGGTTCGGAAAGCAGCTCAGCATGGGGTGTGCTGCGTCCTGAAGGGCAGCGAGTTCATGTTTGGTGACGCGGCCCCTGCACATCACCCTGCGGCTCCATCCACCGCCAAGTTCTGCGTGCGGGAGATTGAGAAAGCTGGAGGTACGGGGCACTGGAGCAAGGGGTCTTGCACCTGCAGAGAGGTGTGGAGGACCCTGTGGCCATGCAGGAATGGGGACGTGAGGGCTGCAGGGTGCCGTGAgttcagcctctgctctgctcctgcaggCACCAAGGAGGCCACGACCACCTTGCACGTCCTGACCCTGCTGCAGGACCTGCTGCCCTGCTTCCCCGTGGCCATGGTGAAGACCTGCTGCGAGACCTTGCTCAGAATCATGACCCTCAGCCACGTGGTgagtgtccctgtgcccagcacgAAGCTGTGCGGGGAAGGCAGGGGGCAGGCCCTGTGCCAGTGCTGTCGACTGTGCCCTGTAAGGGCTCAGACTACCTTGGCTGCTGCCTGGGAAGTCGTGCAGCCTGTAAATACAGGAGCCATATGCAGAGGAGCCCCTGGGGCAGCTGATGTCTGCTGGCCTGTCTGGCATCAAAGAGGGAGGCCATGGCTAGACAGGGCACAGTTGCAATGGGGCCAGGGTTTCCCATGGGGCTGGCTTGGGCAAAGCTTTTTCTGGGGGTAGAGATGCAGAGTGGGCAAAGGAGCCATCGTCTGCCCCAGAGCCTCCCGTCCTGACGCCGTGTCCTTTGCAGCTGGTGACGGCGTGCGCCATGCAGGCCTTCTACAGCCTCTTCGGTGCCCAGGCCAGCCCGGCCTGCCTGCCAGCCGAGCTCAATGCCCAGATCATCACAGTAAGTGCCGGGTGCTGGAGCGGGGAGGGATGGGGCTGGTGTGACCACTGCACGCACCCACCTTCTGCCTCCCCAGGCCCTGTACGACTATGTGCCCAGCGTGAATGACCTGCAGCCACTGGTGACCTGGCTGTCCACCATGGAGAGGGCACACATCAACCTGAGCAGGTACGAGCAtgggctgctgctgagcagggagcagaggctgagcAGGGCTGGCTCTGTGTTTCACTGGCCTGGactctctcctccaggctgcagaaGGACCTGTGCTGGGCTCATCTTCCCCGTCTCTTCTCTACCACCATGAACTGCTTCCTGTCCCCACACTCCCAGGTGGTGTCAACTGCAGCACAGATCCTTGAGGTACTATGCATGGGCACCTCTCTCAGCTCGGCTGCTCTGGGGGGGACAGTTGCCCTGGTCCTTGCTGGAGGCCAGACTGGGGTCTCTGTCTAGGGTTTTGGGACTTGCCTGGGGCCAGTGGGCTCCTCTGTGCTTGGACCTGcccctctgtgcctgctaggccctgTCCTGGGGGATCCACAGTCCACTGCTAACCCCCATTTCCTTGGCTACTGTTGCAGAACCTCCTGAGTGAGTGTGTTGCTCCCCACATGGGTGACCTGGGCACCGTCTCTGcgtctgctccagcccctgcctcttACCTCTGCAAGATGTTCAGGTGAGGAGTGGTGGGGGTGTGGGAAGGGCTCTCCCCATgggcccagctgagctctgcctggcctCTGCCTGGTCCCTGATCACTGCTGGCAGGCTCTGGTTGGCACAGGCAGTGCCAGCACTAGGTTGGGCCATGCCAGTGTcaccttctccctctcttttctcaCCAGGGCAGTGGAGGATGGCCTGACGTATCGTTTTCATGCAGCATGGGCCGATGTGCTGCAGGTGCTGGAGATTTTCTTTGAGGCATGTGGGAAGCAGTGCCATCCCATAATGAAGAAGGTGAGCAAGGCTGGGAGGGTGTGAAGGTAGTGGTCATCTATGGGGCTGAGCTCAAGGTGTCTTGCAGCATGGAGCAGAGTCAGATGAAGTGGCTGCTCTGCTGTCTGGGCTGCGTTACCTGCTCTAGCTGCAGAGTGGGGCCATCGCAGTGCCTGCCACCCCGCCTGGACATGGGGAGGGCGTGCGCAGCCCTGGGACTTGGTGTGCAGTTGGCACAGAGATGCACAGCGCAGCTGGCATCCCTGGGCAAGAACAGTGAGTGATGTGCTCAGTCCCTCTGTGTCTCCACTGTGACTGTCCTGCCCTGtccccacagtgtctccagtccCTGTGCGACCTACGTCTCTCCCCACACTTCCCTTACACCGCAGAACTGGACCAGGCGGTGGGGGCCGCTGTGAGCGCCATGGGTCCAGAGGTGCTGCTGCAAACTGTGTCCCTGGAGATAGATGGCAAGGAGTGAGTACAGCCGTGCAATGCCCTCACCACAGGGGAGCcggtcctgctgccagctcctggtAGTGGAGGACACTTGTCTCCAGCTGGGAAACCATTTTCTCCTTAGCTGCCAGGGTTTGGTGGTACCCTTTGCCCCTGCCCAGACTGGGCACCTTCTGCAGAACAGGGAACTCGGGagtcctggctgcctgctcttctCCATCCTTCGCTGCTGTTGAAGGCCCTGAGCAGACCCCTGCCTTCCCATCCCAGAGACTGGGATCCTTTCTAGCTTCCTTGCTTGGCCCTGGCCTGCGGCTGCGCTATGTCAGCAGTGGATGGCTCTGGCTGACGGTCCGGTCTGTGCTCAGGGAGGAGTGAGAGGAGGAGGAGCGTGTGCGACACCTCCCCAGCCCTCTCCCAGCCTCAGGCTGCTTTCAGCTTAGGGTTCCCTGAGCAGAAGGTGCTTCTGCACTTCTCTGACCTCTCCATAAGCCACTGCAAATGGCTGGTATGCGCAGCATCCTTGGCAGGGTGCCATCCTCTCACTTCCTTTCCTTCTTACTTGTTCCATTTCCTCCCAGTTCTCATACTGGGAGATGACCAACTGTCAGTCCCCGTCTGTCATGCTGGCGATTTTGCAGCCACTGTCATGTTCCTGTTTGGTCCCCGTGCTGCACTGGAGGCATTTGACTCTTCTGAGCTTCCCCATCCCCAGCTTTGGTGCTGGATGAAGGTGTCCTGTGCCCCGGGGCTGGTGCTGGTGGCACCCCGTGCTCCCCTCACCTGTGTGTTCCCTCCCCAGGGAGACGCTGGATTTCCCCCGCAGCTGGCTCCTGCCTGTGCTGCGGGACTATGTGCAGGACGCGCGGCTCGGCTTCTTCACCAGCTACTTTCTGCCCTTGGCAGCCACGCTGAAAAGCAAAGGTGAGGAGGGGTGGTGTGGCAGGGGCCCCGAAGGGTGCAGCCCTGGGCTCCTGGGAGCCCCGGTGTGCTCTCTGGGACCTCCCTTTCTTGGGGCAGAGCCAGACTTGGCCATCTCTGCTCTGCTCATCtcccccttctcttctgcagccctgGAGCTTGCCCAGGCTGGGAAGAGCCTGGAGTCGAAGATCTATGACACACTGCAGTGGCAGGTAACAAGGGGTGCCAGGACTGCTGCCGTGGGGTGTTAGTGATGCCCTGGGAGGGGAGGGTGCTGGTGTCCAACTTCCTCCTTTGACTTTCAGGTCTGGACCCTGCTGCCTGGCTTCTGCATCCGCCCCACGGATGTGGTGGTGGCCTTCAAGGGGCTGGCTCGCACCCTGGGCATGGCCATCAGCGAGCGCCCGGACCTCCGCCCCACTGTGTGCCAGGCCTTGCGCACCCTCATCCACAAGGGCTGCGAGACAGGTTGGGGGGAGATGCTGGCAGTGTGGTGAGGGGGCTCCCGGCAGAGTGGGGTCCTGCATGGGGCACAGTGGGGGCTCCCTTTGCAGGTCGTCCCTGTCCTCTGCAGTGACCTGCTGTGGGGGACGTCAGGTCTGACAGCCCCACTGATCCATGCAGCTCGTTGTCCTCTCCCTAGATGCAGAGCGGGTGGAAGTGGGTCGCTTTGCCAAGAATTTCCTGCCCATCCTCTTCAACGTGTACAGCCAGCCTGAGGAGGACGGGGACAGCAGTGCACAGTGCCGCTCCGTGCTGGACACTGTCCGGGCTTACCTGACCATCACAGAGCCGCAGGTGAGGGGGCCTGGGGAAAGGGgggtggctgtgctgggcagaccAAAACGTCCCAGCCAGACCCAGCCTAATGGGGCTGGTGGGTTCATGATTGGGAAGACAGAAACAAGCTGGGCAGAGGGcagtcccttccctgcccagatCCTTTCCCAAGCTTGCAGCTGCACGTGGAGCATCATATGTGAGCCCCTATTGAATTTGTCCAGCCCTTTTGGACCCGCTGATATTTGGGTCTTCACAATGTCCTGTAGCAATGCTTCCCCCGGGTGGACTGCACGTTCATGGAAAAGTACTCCCTTCAGTCCGTTCTGAACCTGGTCCTGGCTGCAGCAAGGATTGCCTGAGTTGCTGTGTTGTCAGTTTGCTCCTGGGGCTGTAGCACGACAGTCAAGTTAGCACGTGCAGTTCTGCAGGGCCCCTCAGGCCCTGGGCttgctgcagagcccagcagagGAGTAGGGTGGTGGGCACCAGGAAAATGAGACCAAAGTCAGGGTGCCCGTCACTGTGcagatgggagctgtgctgcagAGCTCCCAGCCTGAGCCCAAGTGCatgtgggggcaggagggggagccCTGCTGACCCTGTGCTTGTCCTGCAGATGGTGTGCGGGTTCCTGCAGAAAGCCAGCGAGAAGCTGACCAGCCCCGAAAGCTCAGAGTTTGCCAGGTAACACCCAGGGGCTGGGGCTAATGGGTAAAGCTGCTGTCTTCCTCTAGCCAGGCAGCACTAGGGCGCTTGTACTGTCCCATGGGGAAGTGCTGCTGTCCTGCATCAAACCAGGCTTGCAGATGGAGTCCCAGCGTTGTGGAAGAGCATTAGTGACCTGCTAATCATCTCTCTTCTGCAGACTCTCCATCCTGGATCTGATCGTGGCAATGGCACCCTACGCTGACGAGCAGTCCCTGGACTCCCTGTATCGCACCATCCAGCCTTCCCTCCAGGTGAGTTGGCTCCCGGCCCCCACAGGTGCAAGGACAGCAGCAGGACACCTTCCCCACAAAGGAGGGAGATGATGGGTTATGCTCCTCCAGCCCACATGCAAACCAAGTAGCAGGTTAGGATGAGGCTGGGGGCACACACCAGACCATGCTCTCCTCCTGGTCTGCTGGAGGAGCGGGATGGGACTGTGGCTGTGCTCACTGGGGTCTGCTTGCTGCGAGCTTGGAGCCATGCTGCTGTCGAGCTGAGCAGGTGCTGCAGGACAGGTCTCTGCTGGGTGGTGTAGGGTGCTGCAGTAGTCCCTAAGGACGCTGTGCTGAGGAGCTGCCCTGATGGACACGGCGTGGTGGTTGtccctgcagagcaaggagcgcAGCGTGCAGAAGAAGGCGTACCGTGTGCTGGAGGAGGTGTGTGCTGCCCCCCATGCTGCCTGCCAGGCCTTTGTCCACTCACACCTGGAGGATCTGCAGACAACACTGCTGGACTCGCTCAAGAGTGCAGCATCTCCGGCCAAGAGGGTGAGAACGagggctgctggggcagagctCAGCTACTGTGAGGAGGGAACAGGGAGGGCTGCGAGGGCAGCCGGGTGCGTGCCCCTGGGTCTAACAGCGCTGGCGGTTTCTCTCCCCAGCCCCGGCTGAAGTGCCTGTTCCACATCGTGAAGCAGCTTTCTGCAGAGCACGAGCCCTTTATCACTGCCTTGGTCCCAGAGGTGAGCATGTGCAAGGGGAACCTGGCCAGTTCTGGCTGCGGGGGTGGCAGTGGGGTTTTGACGTGCATCTGTGCCTCCAGGTGATCCTGTGCACCAAGGAGGTGTCGGTGGGGGCCCGGAAGAACGCCTACCTGCTACTGGTGGAGATGGGGCATGCCTTCATCAGCTTTGGGCCCACCCCACCAGGTGAGCTGCTGCCACAGCTTCTGGCAGCTCTGCAACCCCTGCTCTGCTTGCTCAGCCCCAGGGAGAGTCAGACCCATGGCCAGCACCCCACTCGCATGCAGAGAGCGGAGCCCCAATGCTAGAGGCTGGTGCTGAGGttgcagggcatgaagaaaagCACCTGCCTGCTGAGATGGGCCAGAAAGGCCACTGGGCACAGGAAGAACAGGGTCCTGAGTTGCACCTTTCTTGCAGAGGCCATGCAGCGGTTCCTGCTCCTGGTCTACGCGGGGCTCACGGGCTCGGTCACCATGATCAGCTGCACGGTGCTGGCACTCACCCGCCTGTTCTTCGAGTTCAAAGGTGAGTGCGGGCAGGAGGGCCGGGGTGCCGGGATAGCACTGCTCCACAGCGCAGGGTTCGCTGTCCGAGAGCTCCCCAGGCTGTAGGGGCTAGCCCCTCTCCTGTGCCAGGCACCAGGGCTCTGGCCTGCGCCCAGCGCTGCTGGCGGGGCTGGTGCAGGCACTTTTAGGTCTGCTGGGGAGGGCACTGTCCTGGGCAGTGGGACaaggagggtgctgggaggaaggaggctggCTCTGGCTGAGCCCCGCTGTGGTTGCAGATCACATGGGGCTGAGCGTGGTGGAGCAGCTCCTGCAGAAtgtgtgcctgctgctgggcTCTCGCACGCGGGACGTGGTGAAGGCGGCCCTGGGCTTCCTCAAGGTCGTGCTGCTGCTGGTTGACGCCAAACTGCTCACCAAGCATGTCCAGACAATGGTGAGACCCCAGCATGGGCACCTGGAGGGGGGTGGCAGAGCAGAGCCTTGGGCTGCCTTGGGACTGGTATCCCCAGGGGCATCCCCAGCTGCatcctgcttctgcctgggaGCTGAGGGCCCAACCCTGATACCAATGGCTGAGAAAGCAGTGAGGAAGCCCTTCTCCTGCATGCTGGCATGGATCTGCCAGAGCCTCCCCATGACTCAGCTCTGCCATCAGGGAGTCTTCCCTGTGCCCGTGCCTGGGACAGCAATGGGTACTggcagatggcagcagggtgctgaAGTGGTGTAGGTGAGCAAGGTCAAGAAGGCTGTGCAGGGGCAGGGTGGGAGATTGGGTGCCCTTGGCAGAGGTGCTCTGAGCTTGAGGGTTTCTCTGTCCTGGCAGCTGGAGGCCGTGGGGAACCTTTCGGACGACATGAGACGTCACTTCCGCATGAAGCTGCGCAACCTCTTCACCAAGTTCATCCGCAAGTTTGGGTGAGCTGAGGATGCTGGAGGGGCCCTGGGCCACCCCACAACTTGTTGAAGCAGCACTGGGGGCAGTGAGGGAGTTCCCTGGGAAGTGGTATGGGAGGAGGTGGTGCTGTCCTGCGTGTGGGGGGAGCTTGGGCGGTGATTGCTCTCTGTGCCCCGCTCAGCTTCGAGCTGGTGCAGGGGCTGCTGCCAGCTGAGTACCACAAGGTGCTGGTGAACATCCGCAAGGCCGAAGCCCGGAACCGCAAGCAGCGTGCCCTGAGGCAGGCAGCAGCGGACGCGGATGAAGAGGAGGCACCACTACAGCCCAGAGGAGACAGGTAAAGATGGACCAGAGCAGCCCTGCCAGAGGGTGTGGTGCTGGATCCGCTCCACTGATGCCTTTAGAGATACTGGGGGCATCTCTGGAGTGAGGCTTCccatgtgccagggagcaggcagggcaccggggctgggctTGTTCTGTTTCTATCATCCTCTCTGCCTCTTGCCCAGCATCGAGGAGATCCTGGCTgactcggaggaggaggaggaagaggaggagcgcCGGGGCAAGGAGTGGAAGAAGCAGTCATGGCAGAGGGGACAGGCCTGGCtgaaagaaggggaagaggatGAGCCCCTCAACTTCCTGGACCCCAATGTGTCCCAGCGGGTGCTGGGTGAGGAGCACGGCCTCGCATGTGGCTGGGGTGGGAGCTGGCATGATGCACTGGGGCCTTGGCGTACAACCCCCCCTGGCACGtgggctctgccccagcccctgaCTTGTCTCTCTGTGTGCAGCCACTGAGCCAGGCACCAAGCAGTCCAAAGGAGTGAGCCATGACTTCCAGGTGTCTGAGGATGGGCGCTTGATCAtccaagaggaggaagaggaggtggaCGATGATGAAGCCAGAGGTACTACCTGGGCTGGCAGGTGGCCACACTACACTTGCTCtggttctctgttttttttcctgcccacCCACATGTGGGAACTTGGGGGAAGGTGGTAGAGGTGGCAGGGATTGGTGTGGCCTTGTGTTACAAGGTGCAAGGCCCTGCCGGGGCTGCTGGCACGCAGGTGAGACTGTCTCCACCACCATCGGGAGGGTGTTGGAGGGGACACAACCATCTGTGCTGTGGGATATCCACTTGGTAGAGGCACTCTGCTCCTGGCAGCCTGCTACAGAGGCTGGCACAGTACAGGAGCACACCTGTACCTGCATCCTGCACTGACCCTGCTGTCCTGTGCTGTAGGAGCAGATGAGGAGATGGCAGATGTGCTGCAAGAAGTGGGTCTTCGCAGTGTGAGTACAGAGCTTGTGGTCTGGAGGAGATGGTGGGGTGGGCTCGGCTGGGCTGAGCCCCTGTCTGTGCTGCGGCAGATGCAATTCTGGCCGAGAGGCCGGTGGGGACACCAGGCAAGCAGCAGCTTCTTGGAGAAGATGTGGGAGGATGGCCTGGGTCAGGGGATGTGCGCAGAGAGTGTGGAAGGCCTCTGGGTCCCcatgggaggaggcaggaggctcTTTGTGCCTGATAGAGATCGCAGATCTGTGGGGGAGCAGGACAGTAAGGACAAGCCAGTTGCAGGGTCCcctcttcctctttctgcagaagaaaagccAGAAGCGTCGGTTTAGAGAGGAGCCAGACGATGAGGAGACGGAGTCTGGGGCCTACCCTCAATACAGAGGTAAGCCGCCTGCTCTGCGGCTCTCCAGGGAGCCAGAACCATGCACTGTTACTGCTGGGCTGCTGCAAAGTGGCAGGAGCTGAGGTTTTTGCCCGTGTGAAATTTTCccacttttctgcttctcttctctcctcaCACCTAAGAGCTAGAGGCAAAAAGGGAGCAGCTCTCCCAACCCCAGTTCCTTCTTGTGTTGGAGCTGGGAAGGAGCCTGGGCCTGGCCCTGGGACCCCCCTTCCGACACACACATTCCCTGTTTTCCAGCTGGAGGCTCTGGGATCCACCGGCAACTGGGCAAGGAGCCAGCCTTTGGTGCAGAGTACAGATCTAAGGTGAGGGCCCCAGGGGGACGCAGGGCTGCGGTGAGGGATGCCTTGGGCTCTGGTGGGGCAAGCGCTCCATCAGGGATGCACTGGCAGGGCAGGTGCAGGGTTGCTGTTGGCCTGGGGGGGCAGGAAGCACGGCTCTTTGCTGGGCTCTGGTCCAGGGCTGCCGAAGCTGGGGGATCTCAGCTCCGAGGGGAGTCGCCAAACGCTCGGTTCCTGTGAATGTTTCCAGCCCATCTTGTCCTTGCTACTGTCCTGCCCTTGCTGTGCCCAGTGTCTGCTCGCAGCAGGTGTCTGGTGCTGTGTCTCAGGGTGGGAAATCTGGCCCCAAGGGCCTTGTGCTCGGACTGTGTGCCAGGGTTGCCCCAGAATGGGTGCAGGTGTCTTTGTGCTGCATCTTCTGCCATGCTGGTATCTCCCACAGAAAGGCAAAGGCGACGTGAAGAAGAAGGGCCAGCTGGACCCATATGCCTACATCCCGCTGAACAGGGCC from Apteryx mantelli isolate bAptMan1 chromosome 7, bAptMan1.hap1, whole genome shotgun sequence encodes the following:
- the RRP12 gene encoding RRP12-like protein isoform X2 yields the protein MARCGRLRSGAAAKLKRWRKGHSSDCNPETRRHRLAARSRFYSRPAEKSNLTVDAVKLHNELQSGSLRVERTSDSTQLRMEQDDDGEAATEKSSGTFLSGLSDCTNVTFSKVQRFWESNSAAHKEICAVLAAVTEVIRSQGGKESETEYFAALMTTLEAVESPESLAAVAYLLNLVLKRVPSPVLMKKFSDTSKAFMGILSSQACSGSTSALRWVLSCLATLLRKQDLAAWSYPVTLQVYHGLLSFCVHAKPKVRKAAQHGVCCVLKGSEFMFGDAAPAHHPAAPSTAKFCVREIEKAGGTKEATTTLHVLTLLQDLLPCFPVAMVKTCCETLLRIMTLSHVLVTACAMQAFYSLFGAQASPACLPAELNAQIITALYDYVPSVNDLQPLVTWLSTMERAHINLSRLQKDLCWAHLPRLFSTTMNCFLSPHSQVVSTAAQILENLLSECVAPHMGDLGTVSASAPAPASYLCKMFRAVEDGLTYRFHAAWADVLQVLEIFFEACGKQCHPIMKKCLQSLCDLRLSPHFPYTAELDQAVGAAVSAMGPEVLLQTVSLEIDGKEETLDFPRSWLLPVLRDYVQDARLGFFTSYFLPLAATLKSKALELAQAGKSLESKIYDTLQWQVWTLLPGFCIRPTDVVVAFKGLARTLGMAISERPDLRPTVCQALRTLIHKGCETDAERVEVGRFAKNFLPILFNVYSQPEEDGDSSAQCRSVLDTVRAYLTITEPQMVCGFLQKASEKLTSPESSEFARLSILDLIVAMAPYADEQSLDSLYRTIQPSLQSKERSVQKKAYRVLEEVCAAPHAACQAFVHSHLEDLQTTLLDSLKSAASPAKRPRLKCLFHIVKQLSAEHEPFITALVPEVILCTKEVSVGARKNAYLLLVEMGHAFISFGPTPPEAMQRFLLLVYAGLTGSVTMISCTVLALTRLFFEFKDHMGLSVVEQLLQNVCLLLGSRTRDVVKAALGFLKVVLLLVDAKLLTKHVQTMLEAVGNLSDDMRRHFRMKLRNLFTKFIRKFGFELVQGLLPAEYHKVLVNIRKAEARNRKQRALRQAAADADEEEAPLQPRGDSIEEILADSEEEEEEEERRGKEWKKQSWQRGQAWLKEGEEDEPLNFLDPNVSQRVLATEPGTKQSKGVSHDFQVSEDGRLIIQEEEEEVDDDEARGADEEMADVLQEVGLRSKKSQKRRFREEPDDEETESGAYPQYRAGGSGIHRQLGKEPAFGAEYRSKKGKGDVKKKGQLDPYAYIPLNRAKLNRRKQAKMQGQFKGLMKGAQRGAQAGRRNRPKDRRP
- the RRP12 gene encoding RRP12-like protein isoform X1, which translates into the protein MARCGRLRSGAAAKLKRWRKGHSSDCNPETRRHRLAARSRFYSRPAAEKSNLTVDAVKLHNELQSGSLRVERTSDSTQLRMEQDDDGEAATEKSSGTFLSGLSDCTNVTFSKVQRFWESNSAAHKEICAVLAAVTEVIRSQGGKESETEYFAALMTTLEAVESPESLAAVAYLLNLVLKRVPSPVLMKKFSDTSKAFMGILSSQACSGSTSALRWVLSCLATLLRKQDLAAWSYPVTLQVYHGLLSFCVHAKPKVRKAAQHGVCCVLKGSEFMFGDAAPAHHPAAPSTAKFCVREIEKAGGTKEATTTLHVLTLLQDLLPCFPVAMVKTCCETLLRIMTLSHVLVTACAMQAFYSLFGAQASPACLPAELNAQIITALYDYVPSVNDLQPLVTWLSTMERAHINLSRLQKDLCWAHLPRLFSTTMNCFLSPHSQVVSTAAQILENLLSECVAPHMGDLGTVSASAPAPASYLCKMFRAVEDGLTYRFHAAWADVLQVLEIFFEACGKQCHPIMKKCLQSLCDLRLSPHFPYTAELDQAVGAAVSAMGPEVLLQTVSLEIDGKEETLDFPRSWLLPVLRDYVQDARLGFFTSYFLPLAATLKSKALELAQAGKSLESKIYDTLQWQVWTLLPGFCIRPTDVVVAFKGLARTLGMAISERPDLRPTVCQALRTLIHKGCETDAERVEVGRFAKNFLPILFNVYSQPEEDGDSSAQCRSVLDTVRAYLTITEPQMVCGFLQKASEKLTSPESSEFARLSILDLIVAMAPYADEQSLDSLYRTIQPSLQSKERSVQKKAYRVLEEVCAAPHAACQAFVHSHLEDLQTTLLDSLKSAASPAKRPRLKCLFHIVKQLSAEHEPFITALVPEVILCTKEVSVGARKNAYLLLVEMGHAFISFGPTPPEAMQRFLLLVYAGLTGSVTMISCTVLALTRLFFEFKDHMGLSVVEQLLQNVCLLLGSRTRDVVKAALGFLKVVLLLVDAKLLTKHVQTMLEAVGNLSDDMRRHFRMKLRNLFTKFIRKFGFELVQGLLPAEYHKVLVNIRKAEARNRKQRALRQAAADADEEEAPLQPRGDSIEEILADSEEEEEEEERRGKEWKKQSWQRGQAWLKEGEEDEPLNFLDPNVSQRVLATEPGTKQSKGVSHDFQVSEDGRLIIQEEEEEVDDDEARGADEEMADVLQEVGLRSKKSQKRRFREEPDDEETESGAYPQYRAGGSGIHRQLGKEPAFGAEYRSKKGKGDVKKKGQLDPYAYIPLNRAKLNRRKQAKMQGQFKGLMKGAQRGAQAGRRNRPKDRRP